The sequence GGCGTGAGCGCCTTGGCGATCTGCATGGCGGGCAGAAGCTGCCACATGGAGTGAAACTCCACCATGATATCCATCTTGTCACCCACCGCCTTGCGAATCTTCTCGAAAGGCTCGAGCGCGCTTTTCAGGTCCGGCATCGAGATATATTGCCCGCGTGTCTTCTCCGCCGCCGCATCGAAAGGCCAGATCTTCATGGCCGTGATACCGTCTTCCAGCAGCGAATGGGCAAGCTCGTCCGCCCGGTGCAGGAAGCCGTTCAGATCGTCATAATCCCTGCCGTCGGCCATGCCGTAATTCGCCGTCTGCTGGCCGGTCGCCTTCTTGATATACTCCGTGCCCGCGCAGGTATTGTAGGTGCGGATTTCCTTGCGGCTGAAACCGCCGAGAAGCTGGGCGATGGGCTGGCTGGTGGCCTTGCCGAAAATATCCCAAAGCGCGATATCGAAGGCGGAATTGCCCCGCACTTCCGCACCGGATGAGCGGAAGCCGAGATAACCGACGAGATCCTGAGCCAGAAGATCGATCTGCAGTGGATCGCGACCAATCACGCGCGGGGCGATATATTCGTGCACATAGGTTTCCACCGTCTCGGCGCCGAAGAAGGTTTCGCCGAGCCCGGTAATACCCTCATCCGTGTGGACCAGAACCCAAAGCAGGTTTGCCCGTTCCGCCACGCGGACGGTCTCGATTTTCGTAATTTTCATGAGTCTCTCTCCTCCAGAGGAAGGCAGTTTGCCATCTGGGACTGTGTTGAAAAATCAGGCGATACCGGCAGCGAGAAGCGCGTGCACGCTTTCATCGAAATGCCGCGCCATCAGCGTTGACGCCATTTGTGGATCGCCTGCGGCAATGGCCTGTCCGATCTCAATGTGAAGCGAGACCGTGGTGTGGCGCTGCGCGTCGGATGTGCGGCTTTTCCAGCCGATCGGCCATGTCTGGCGTGTCACATTTTGAAAAGCGCCAAGGATGAGTTCGAAAACCGGGTTCTTCGAGGATTTGGCAATGGCGAGATGGAAAGCGAGATCGTGCTCCATGACTTTGTCATTGTCGCCGAAGTCCCGTTCCATATCGTTGGCGTGGTTGAGAATGGTAAGCGCTTCCGCATCCGTGCGCCTCAGCGCCGCCAGCGTCACGGTTCTGACTTCGATGGTGCGGCGCACGTCGTAAATCTGCTGAATATTGATCTGCTCGGTGTGAATGCCATGCTCGAACATCAGCGACATCGCCCCATGATCAAGCGTCGCCACGGTGGCGCGCTTGCCAGCGCTGACATCGATCAGCCGCATGGCTGACAGAGACCGGAAAGCTTCGCGAACGACGGTGCGAGAAACGCCGAGCTGTTGGGAAAGCGAAAGTTCGCTCGGCAGCTTTGCCCCGGGGGCAAGCTCGTTTTCGCGGATATGGCGCGTGATCGCGCCTATCGTGCTGCTGACGAGACCGGTTTCATGAGAAATGGCGTTATACATTTTTCCTCCAACCTGTAGTACAGGTTTATGGAGAATTGCTTACAGGACTTTTTTCGCCAAAACAAGCGTCCATCGCTGGTTTGATGGGATGTTTGTCTGATCCGTGAACCTATTGCTCGAAATCCTGCAAAAAGCGCTTCAGCAACCCGTTCAGCGCCGCACGTTCCTCTTCGCTGAGATGGGCAACCAGACGATGCTGGTTTTCAACATGCGCGCCGACGGCATCCTCGACAACCGCAAGTCCACGCTCCGTCAGCGATATCAACACGCTGCGCCGGTCCTGGGGGTTGTGAATGCGCTCCACCAGCCCGGCCTTTTCCAGCTGGTCGATCCGGTTGGTCATGGTGCCGGAACTCACCATGGTCATGGCCAGCAGATCGCCGGGGGAAAGCCGGTAGGGCGGGCCGGAGCGCCGCAATGTCGCCAGCACATCGAAAGCGGAGGAGGAGATCCCGTGTTTCAGAAGTACCGCCTCAACCTCGCGGCCAAGATGTGTACTGAGCCGGTGCAGGCGCCCAAGCAGGCCCATGGGGCCGACATCGAGATCGGGTCGTTCCTTGCGCCATTGCGCCAGAATATGATCGACGTGGTCCAGCGGTTCTTTGCTCATCACCAAGGCATAACAATTGATATCTTGACGTCAAGATAAAATCGACTAAAGTGAATTTATCTTGATATAGAGATTCTTGAAATGAAGAAAAATCCGACCTACGCCGCCGATGTGCTGTTGACCGCGCTTGCCCCGGCCATCTGGGGAACCACCTATTTCGTCACCACGGAATTTTTGCCACAGGGCTACCCTCTGCATGTCGCCATGCTGCGCGCATTGCCGGCGGGCATCCTGCTGCTGTTGCTCGTCCGGAAGCTGCCGCAAGGCATCTGGTGGCCGCGCAGTTTCATTCTTGGCGCGCTGAATTTTTCGTTCTTCTGGGCGATGCTTTTCGTGTCGGCTTATCGGCTGCCGGGCGGTGTGGCGGCCACGGTGGGTGCGGTGCAACCCCTCATCGTCATTGGCCTGTCCCGGCTGTTTCTGGCTGCGCCGGTCAGGCCGCTCGCCATCGCTGCCGGGTTATTGGGCATTGCGGGCGTGGCGCTTCTGGTTCTGACACCCGGTGCGGGGCTGGATGGTATCGGGGTTGCCGCAGGTCTTGCCGGCGCCGTGTCCATGGCCTTCGGGACGGTGCTGACCCGCAAATGGCGCCCGCCGGTCTCCAATCTCACCTTCACGGCCTGGCAATTGACGGCGGGCGGAATTCTCCTGCTGCCTGTCGCCTATGCTCTGGAACCGGCCCTGCCAACACCAACCGCCGCCAATATTCTCGGCATGGCCTATCTCGGCCTCATTGGTGCGGCGCTTACCTATCTTCTGTGGTTTCGCGGGCTTGCCCGCATCGAACCTTCCGCCGCCGCGTCACTCGGTTTTTTAAGCCCTGTCGTGGCGACGTTGCTGGGCTGGCTGGCGCTCGGCCAAAGCCTTACGCCAGCGCAGATCGCCGGGTTTGTTGCGGTGCTTTTCAGCATCTGGCTCAGTCAGCGCAGCCAGTTGCCGAGATAGATACCGTCAGGCCCATTCGCCCTTGCGCATCACCGGAACCGTGGAGCCATCCGGCTTCACGCCATCAATATCCACCTTGTCGGAACCGATCATCCAGTCGATGTGGATCAGACTGGAATTGCCGCCCTGCGCCTTGATCTGCTCCTGCGACAGCGAAGCACCGTCGAGGAAACATTTCGAATAGCATTGGCCAAGCGCGATGTGGCACGAGGCGTTTTCGTCAAACAGCGTGTTGTAGAACAGGATACCGCTTGCCGAGATCGGCGAGGAATGCGGCACCAGCGCCACTTCGCCCAGACGCCGTGCACCCTCATCGGTGTCGAGAACCTTGTTCAGCACCGCTTCGCCTTTCGAAGCCCTGGCTTCGACGATGCGGCCGCCTTCGAATTTCACCCGGATATCGTTGATCAGCGTTCCCTGATGCGACAGGGGCTTGGTGCTGGACACGTAGCCATCCACGCGCAGCGCATGCGGCGTGGTGAACACTTCCTCGGTCGGAATATTCGGGTTGCAGGTCACGCCATTCTTGGCGGTGGAAGCGCCGCCGTGCCATTCATGGCCGTCCGCCAGCCCGATCGTCACATCCGTGCCGGGGCCGGTGAAGTGCAGCGACGAGAAGCGCTCGCCATTCAGCCATGCCGAACGTTTGGCGAGATTGGCATTGTGCTGCGCCCAGGCTGCGACCGGATCGGCCACATCCACCCGCGATGCTGCGAAGATGGCATCGGCAAGCTTGCGAACGGCTTCGTCCTCGGCAAGATCGGGAAAGACCTGTTTTGCCCAGGAGGGGTTCGGATAGGAGATGATGTTCCAGTTGATGTCGAAGTTGGAAATCTTCTCCAGCGCGGGCTTGTAGGCGGTGGAATTGGCCTTGTTGGCGCGCGCCACCTTGGCCGGGTCCTGCTCGGCCAGCAGCATCGGGTTATCGCCGGCAATCGCCAGCCGCGCCGCGCCATTGGCATAGGCCTTCGCCATGCCTTCATAAAGCCAGCCGGAAGCCCGGTCGAAATTCGCGTCGCTGGCGTGGCGGTAGCGCGAAAGCGTGGTTTCTTCGTCGGAATAGAAGGTGGTGACCAGCCCGCCACCCGCCAGATAGGCGTGTTTGGTTAAAAGCCGCACCAGCGGCAACGCCGCCAGCGGCGCAGTGATCACGAGATCCTGATCCTTCTGCAATTGCAGGCCGACTTTTACGGCAACTTCGGCCAGTTTTTCGAGTTTGACGGGATCGATGGGAGAAACGGTCATGATCTGCCTTCGTCTATTTCAACAGGAGGCGCCGACCATAGCCCATTCCTCCTGAAAGCCAAATGCTTTCAGGAACGTTCCCCGTGCTTCAATCGGCGACCAGCGAAGCGGCAATGGCCCTCAGGGCTGTCTGCGCATCGCGGGGCGAAAGCCTCACCTGCAGGCCGCGTTGTCCGCCATTCATGTAGACATGGTCATGCGCCATGGCTCCGGCCTCGATGGCCGTCGGCACCTGCTTCTTCTGTCCGAAGGGGCTGATGCCGCCGACATGATAACCGGTTGCCCTCTCCGCATCGGCGGGTTTCATCATGCTGGCGGATTTGCCACCGAAAGCCGCGGCAAGCTTCTTCATGCTGACCTCACGGTCTGAGGGAACGATGACGCAGACCGGTTTGCCGTCCAGCTCCGCCATCAACGTCTTCAGCACCAGATGCGGCGCCTCGCCGATCGCTTCGGCCGCCTGCAGGCCGATGCGGTCGGCATTCGGATCGTAGTCATAGGTAACGGTGGTGAAGGCAACGCCGGCCTTGGTCAGCATTTGGGTGGCGCGGGTCGTTTTGGACATGGCGGCTACGTTCAGGCAAAAAGGGTCTGGTAGGTTTCCGGCTTGAAACCGACGGTTATCTTGCCCCTTGCCTCCAGCACGGGGCGCTTGATCATGGAGGGCTGTTCCAGCATCAGGCCGATGGCCTTCTCACGGGTAAGATCGGCCTTCTGGCCGTCGTCGAGTTTCCTGAAGGTCGTGCCGGCGCGGTTGAGAACCGTTTCCCAGCCCGCTGCATCGCACCATGTTTCCAGATGGGCGCGGTCGATGCCGGACGCCTTGTAGTCATGGAAAGAATAGTCGAAGCCATTGGCTTCCAGCCAACTTCTGGCCTTCTTCATCGTGTCGCAGTTCTTGATGCCGTAAATGGTGATCGTCATGCTGCCAGCCTCTTTGTCTTCAAGCTCTCCGGCATAACAAAATATCCGCCTTATTCAACCCGCCCGCTGAGGTGCTCTGCGCCGTTTGAGAGGTGCGACGCCTAAGCCATGCAAAATCACATGAGCTGATATCCAAACGAGCGCGAGCAAAGCTGCATGGCTTCCCTGCTACATCATGAGTTGTAGAACAGGACGGAAATGCCCATTATCTGGGCATCAAAGATGGAGAGAAAAATGCGTCAGGTTGCAAAGACATCGCGTAACTTCTTCGGTGAAACTTTCGCCGTTCTAGGTGCAGCGCTCTCGGTTTCGGCCGCTGTTCGCGCACATCGCAAGCCCGCCCGCGCCGATCTCGAAGCCCTCGGCATCGACGGTAAGGCTTTCGACAAGGTACAGCTCTAAGCTGGTATCGTTTGTAGCGAGGCGAGATCGCCTCGCTTGCGCCCGGGATTGAAATCCGCATCGGTTTTCGACGGGCGCGGTGGATGTACGGATGGCGCGAAAGCGTCCCGTGTTCACACGGAAAGGTTCCCGCATCGTTCTCTAGCGGCGGATGCGGAATAATTTCGGCACGGAATGCCATGCCATCAAGGGCGCAGGTTATTACGCTGTTGCCCTTTGTTTCGGTCGCTTCGACGGACCGATCACTTTTTCCGGCAAATACAGCTGACTCTCGGGCTGCTCGTAGCGGTCCGCCTTTGCTGAAAGCGCGAAGCGCCCCAGAGACTCGTGTCGCGTCTCACCATTATGGCTGAAGATGAGTTCGAAACTGCCAGCCAGCCAGCTATATGGTTTTCCTGTCGGCATCGGTTCGATTTTGCCGCAGCCATAAATCATGGTGAGATGTGGCGTAAGCGACGATGCCGCGATGCAGGGAAGGTTTGCCCGCCGGAGCGTCCGCTGCAATATCTTCGACAGGGCGTTTATCTCCGGCATGGCACGGCTGCTTCGCAGCACCAGACTGTTGCGGTTGCCGAAAAGCGATGTTCCATCGAACGTGACCGGAACGGGTCGCGCCTTGATTTCCCCAAGTGCTGCCTTCAGCCTGCCTGTCAGGGCATGTGGCACTGTTTCAAAACATCCGATACAGAGCAGGGTGATGTGCAGAAGCTCCGGCGGATAGGCCGCGCGCTTCGTCCGTCCTTGCGCATGGTGCGACGCATCGGCAAAGATTCTCTCCGCAAGCGCTGCTGGCGGTTTCAGCACGATCAGAATCTTGCTGTTGAAGCGCGGACTGGATCGGCGTATTCTGTGCGGCCCCAGCCCCTCAAGGAAAAGCTGCTTTAAAGCTCCTTCATCCGCCAACTCGAAACCCACGACGATGCTCCACGGCCTTTGCCAAGGTCGCAATATTATCACCGCCAGTAAAAAATAAAAGAACAAAAGAAGAACATAAACTGCTCGCTTTTACCATATGCCCGGAAACAGCCGATAGCGTCTTTCTCGCGCGTAATCGGCGTAACCGGGCAATTCCGCCTGAAGCAGCCGGTCTTCCAGACCGGTGCGCAGGATCAGCAGCACGATGGCCAGGGCCGCGGGAAACAGGGCCACCCAGGAGGCCAATGCGAGCGGTATGCCGGCAAACATGGCGATCGCTGCCGTGTAACCGGGATGGCGCACGATGCCATACGGTCCCGACGTGATCACGTGTTGTCCGCGCTCGCTCTGGATACGGACACCCGGCTCGAAAAACGGATTGACCGCCTGAGCCCAGGCCGTGACGGCGATGCCGCCGACAAGCAGGATATAACCGACCGCGATGACCCAGGGCGGCATGATGGACCATTCCATCCGGGCGGCATCAAATGTCGCAACCGGAATTTCAGCGGCAAACGCCAGCAGGATTGCGGTGACGAGGATCAGGTCCCATCTTTTGGTGCCGGGCTGAAACCGGCTGCGGGCGCGAAAGATGACCGGGTTTAAACGAGCCAGCACCAGCGCGGAAAGGCTGAAGGCTGCGACGAGAACTGCAATGAATATCCATCCGGGAAGCCAGTCCATGCGGCCCGCCGGCAGGAAGACGAGTGCGATCAGGCCAAGCGGCAGGCCGAAGCTGTAGAGGATTGCGACGGTGCGCGACATGGGTTGCGGATCAGCATCGGAAGCCATCGATGTGCTCTTCTCAATGTTTCCGGCAGGCGGACCAAATCCGCGTCTGTCGGGCTGCATTGTACCCCTCCAAAGTGGAGCCGGGGATCAGAACTCTGTGAGAGACAGATGAAATTCTGTCGAAAAAGGCCGAAAAGTCAAATATGCGAGCGCCGCTTGGCCGCGATGACGGTGCGAATATCCGCAAAAATTGGATGGCTGCTGCTGCTCTGCGACCTTGTCATGGGCCGCCAGCGATCGCCAACGTTGTTTCGATACCGCTTTTGGGCAGCAGAGATAACCGCCTGACGCGGCAACTTGACAATCTACCTACTAGTTGGTAGGTAATGGGTATGAAAAATCCACAGACCAAGGCTGATGATATTCTTCGTTGCGCGCGCACCCTGATTATCAGGGGCGGCTATAACAGTTTCAGCTACGCGGATATTTCCAGCGTGGTCGGCATTCGCAATGCGAGCATTCACCACCATTTCCCCAGCAAATCGGATCTGGTCCGCAAACTGGTCCAGCAATACAGGCAGGAGGTTGAAGCCGGTATCGCCGAGCTGGAGCGAAACATCTCCGATCCGCTTGAACAGCTTCGCGCCTATATCGGTTATTGGGAGGGTTGTATCGCCGACGCGACCCATCCCTTCTGCGTCTGCGCTCTGCTCGCCACTGAAATACCGGTCCTTCCCGAATCTGTTGTCCTTGAAGTGCGTGCGCATTTTCAAAGCCTCTCGGACTGGCTCACCGCCGTGCTGGAACGCGGGGCTGCCCAAGGGCGCCTTGTGCTGACCGGAACAGCGCGAGCCAATGCTGAAATGTTCATGGCCACCGTGCACGGCGCAATGCTTTCAGCCCGCGCGCACGGCGATACCGCAACCTTTGGCGCGATAACCCGGCCCATGCTGGAGCGCATCACCGCGTGAGGTGGAACGTCGCCGGGGAGGTGAATGATGACGTGAGCGACATCCCGATCCAGTAAACGGACAGCACTACGCTTCCAGATCAGTCTTCAACAGTCTGCTTCCCGGGTCGCCCCGTCCTTGTGGAAGAGAAAGGCAATCTCTCATGTTCGGAATTTCTCCGCTTGGCTGGGTCCACACACTCGGCAGCCTGCCGGCCATTCCCGTGGCCGCCTACATGTTTGTCCGTTACGGTCGAATCGTTCCCCGATCCACGCCGGGTGTAATCTATTTTGTGTCCATGCTGATTGGCGCTGCAACGGCCTTCCTAGTGGCGCATCAGCCGGTCAGCTACGCCATTGGCGCGCTGACCATCCTGTTCCTGTTTGCAGGTTACGGAATTGAGCGCATTCTCGGCACAACGCGCATCGCCAGATATGTTGAAACCATCTGTCTCAGTGTCAGCGCGTTTCTCCTGATGGTGCCGACGGCGACCGAGACCCTGCGCCGTGTTCCGGATGGTCATCCCTTTGTCACCGATTTGAAATCGCCGCTGCTTCTCGGTGTTCAGGCGGGATTGCTGGCGATCCTCGTGGTCGGCTTGGCTGCCCAGATGATCTACCTCACGCGGCAAAACAGAAACGCCGCGAACTAGTCGCGGCGTCATCGTTTATGCGGCGTCCGACACAGTGCCGTTGTCATGGCAACGCACTGTGTCGATTCAGCCTTTATTCCCACTCTATTATCAATAACCATCTTAATGCCTTGAAATCATGTCGCTAAAAATAATTTTGATGTGGATATACCGTCAGCGAACCCGTCAAAACGGCTCAGTTTTGAAATCATTGAGTTTTTTGGAATAGGGCCCAAAAACGAACTTTCGGGAACTATCGTCAAGCGAGTAACGCAGGAGATAATTCGACTCGATCCGTTCATTCCGCCGATTCTGCGCTATGACCCTATTCACAAGACTGCCGTTTGTCACGTAGGCCCTATGATCTGCCCCTTCCGGCGTCGCACCTAAACTTGGTGCTCACGATGATGAGACAGATCCAAACCGCCGACCGAGGTCAAAGCACCATTTCCACTGGCTCCGCCGCCAAAGCTACTATGTTGGGGCTGCGCTACCATTGAGATCGTGCTCTCTCGCGATGGCGGGCTAGCCGTCCGCGATGCTTGTCCGTGAGCGGAACAGGGGCGTTCCAGCGTAATTCGGTGTGCGCCTGCTCGCTGAGTGAGGGAGAGAATTCAGGCTTGCCTTCGCCGTCGAAGGTCACGAGCGCGCGATCGAAGGCGGCATCCCACAGCGCTGACAGCAGCAAGCCATTATGCACGTCGAGCCGTTCGGCGTCGCTTTCGCAGTCGGCCCAAGGGATGATGTGCGATGCGCGTAGCAGGGCCGGATCGGAGATCCCAGTCAGAGGGCAACGCCCCTGCCAGTAGTCCATCAGGCGGTCGCGAAAGATGTCTTGTCCGATACGCTGCACCACCAACCGCTCGACCTCGGTGGTTCGAGGCAGGTCTGCTACGCGCCGCTCGAACTCCCGGAGGGGGGCGTCGGGAAGGCTGATCGCCAAGGCATAGACGCGATTCAGCGCCGCGTAGAGTTCGCCCAGCGCATTGAAGGCGTAGCGCCGTGTGCCGGGGCCGGACATAACGGCGGCTGGCCAATCCAGTTCCGCGACGACACCGGCATGGTCGGTGGCGAGAAACCACGGCCCATGACTGCTTTCAGCAGCCAGATAAATGGCGCCGTGCGCCGTCGTGGACGCAAAGGCCCGCCATCCGGCTTCTTCGCCCAGAACACGGCGAAAGCCGTTTTGCGAGGCGGCTTTCTCACATTCTTCCCGGACGATGAAGGATTGGGGAGCTTCAAGCATTGGCGGCCTACAAATCGCGCGCCACCAGTCGTTCCGAACCTGGCGCCCCTTTCAGGGTCAGCCTTAGCCAAGGATCGCAACGGAGATCATCGGGAGGGCGTGTCGTGGTCGTCACGATATACTGAAAGGCCGCTGCTTCGGTCATTGTCTCCACCTCACGCATCAGGCGGAACAACTCGTCGTAGATGCTGAGGCCGAGATCAGCCTCGCGGGGACTATCGTGAACGAGGAACGCCGGGAGGCATGTTGCGCCCTCAATGCTCAGGCAGAGGCAGGCAAGGTCGAATGCCAGCACCTTTAAGGATTCGATAGCGGCTGTTCGGCGATCTCCATCGACATCGACGACAATTTCGAGTCCGTTGCCGCTCAGAGTAACCGTCCCCTTCGCGCTTTCGTTGACCAGACGGCGAATGATGGCCGAGAATTTCTGCGTTATCCTGCCGAAAGTCAGCCCTTGCTTATCGCGGAAGGCGGCGAGCCTTTCGCGCTCCTTGACCAGATTGTCCTCAAAGCCCCGCAACCGCTTGCGCAGATCATCCCGTTCGGCCGATAGTTCGCCAAATCGCTCGACGCCTTCCTTGAGACGGGTCGCCGCCTGCCATGCGGATGTGCGCGCATCACGGACGTCCTCAATGGCTTGGGCGCGTTTCTCTGCCTGCTCAACTTTCTGCTTGGCCAAGGCGATGACGGGTTGGAGAGCTTTCGATCGCGTTTCCAGATCGCCGATTTTCTTCTGCTGCTCGCCGATTTCCTGGCGCTTCGTCTCAAGCCGGGCTCGGCATTCCGCCTCGTTGTGCAGCCTGTGGGAAAGGCCGCACCCCTCCGCCAAGACTCTATCGATCGGCACTTCGCAGATCGGGCATACCTGACTTGCCGCGTTTGCCGCCGCCGCTGAAAGGCCAGGGATTTCGCTGGAAAGCAGAGTGAGAACCTGCTTCTCGGCCGGTAACTGCGCATCCAGGCTAACCCGTTCTTCGTTTGCCTGGTTCAGTTCGCCGTTAGCCTCCTGCAATGCCTTCCGGGCTGCTGCCAGCTCAGAGGTGTTGCCGCTCGGAAGTTGAGCTGCGGCGGCAAGCCGGTCGTCGGTCGCCTTCCGAAACACTTCCAAGAGCAGAGGCATTTCCGGCAGGGTCTGTTCACCGAGGCCGAGTTGGTCGATCAGCCGGGCGTGGCGGCGACCGAGATCCCAAGCAATGTGAGATATTTCGCGCTCCGCATTGGCGACATCACCGCGCAGCGTTTCCTCGTTGCGCCGGGCCTGCTGCTCCTCTTCCGTGATCGCCATGAGGAACGCGCGAAGCGCCTCGCGCCGAGGCCCGGTTTCGCGCCCACTCGCCGGTATCGGCGCATCGGAGCCGGAGGCGGGAGAACGCCAATCCAGAACGTCATCGAAACGGCATTCCTGATCGCGCGTCAGCCAGGCGAGCGCGATCGGCCAGGCCTTCTGCCCTGGCTGAAGACGAGCCAAACTCGCGGTAGAGGGTGTGACGATAGCCTGCTCGATGGCTTCGATCAGTGGGTCGATGCTTGTCGTCGCGCCATCGCCTGCGGCGATCTCATCGAGATTGCCACCCGCGATGGCGACATGGCGACGCCGGATGCCCAATGGCCGGACAACTGCCCAGCATACACCATCGAGCATCACCTCGGCGCCCACGATGCCGTTGGGGAAAGCGATCGCAATCCGCTCCCGCTGGGTCTCGTCGGCGAAACGCTGTTCGCCGAGACAGTAGCGCAGCAGACGGCAAAATAGCGATTTTCCGGCTCCGTGACCGATGGAGCGCGCGCCGCTGGTATTGTCGTCATCGGAACCGTCGGGCGACCAGATAATGTTGAGTCCAGGCCGAAGTAGGATGTCCTCACGGATTTTCGGACCACCGGGCGCTTCCCAGAGCGCCATGCGACGCACCCAAAGGCGCGGCTCCTTCAGACCTGACGGAGCGGTCAGGCTGAGTTTCGGAGGGGCGAACATCTCATGCTGCTGCGGCATGGGCGATCCAGTCCCGGACCTCATCCGGCATGGAGGAAACGGTCGAATCGAGATCGAGCGAGCGTAGCGCCTCCAGCGCGAAGCTCGCTCGCCCGTCCGGCCATCCGGCGGTGTCGAACATGTCGAGGCCCGGCCCTGGCGCCCATGTCCCGGCCGACAGGTCTTCGATCAGGCGGCCGTTGCCGCGGTGATTGGACACGGAAGTGCCCCAGCCCTGATTGGTGCGCGCCGCGAAGCCGACCACATTGCCGGTCCTTGGCTCCGCTTCCTGCCCGACCAGCCGTTGCCACTCTTGTGCTTGGGCCGCTGGGAGCAGCGCTGTCAAAAGGTGCGGTTCCAGGACCAGTGCCGCAGCAAAACGAATGGTTTGCCGTGGTGTTGGCCCGATGATGACCTTCAGGATCGCGGTCAGAGCAGCACCTGCGTCGTGTGGCTGCTGTGTAGCTCGTGCCCATGCGCCATCCAGCAGGGCGGCCGGAGCGGGCTTCGCCTCGGCGATTGTCAGACGATCCCACGCTTCTTCTATCAATCGCTGAGTTCGAAACTCATTGAATTCACGGTGCTCGCGATTGCGAAGCGCCTTGAACGTCTCGATGCCGCAATCCTCTCCGAGAATATTGTCGGGATCGAGGATATAGAGCATCTCATTTTTTCCCAGCCCATAGACTTCCCGCGCTACCAGAACGTCGATCTCAGCGGCCAGTAGAGCACGACGATCGGGGTCTTCAACGACTTCATCGGGTGATAACAAAATTCCGGCTTCTACGGCTGCCTCACGGAACGCCTGCATTTCATGACCAACAGCACACAGCGCGCAAACGCGGCGCACGATTTCGATTGCGGCCGGGGTCCCAGCGAAAGTCCTTGGGAAAGGCAGGCTATCCATAACCGTGTAGGTCATGTGTAATGACACTTTCGGTCGGACGAGAAAATCCATCGCAAATGAGTTTGCAACCCCGAGCCAAAGAAGCAAGACATCGATTTCAGCATTGGGAAATTCTATTGTCGGTACACTATGGCCGCTCACACTCGCTCCCGGCAGAAGAGCAGCAATTAACCCACGTTGGTTGGTTGGGCTCGCGACATCACCAAACCCGATCCGATAGCGATCAATGCGCCCAGCGAGCTTGTCGGGAATGTTCTC comes from Rhizobium rhizogenes and encodes:
- a CDS encoding TetR/AcrR family transcriptional regulator, whose product is MKNPQTKADDILRCARTLIIRGGYNSFSYADISSVVGIRNASIHHHFPSKSDLVRKLVQQYRQEVEAGIAELERNISDPLEQLRAYIGYWEGCIADATHPFCVCALLATEIPVLPESVVLEVRAHFQSLSDWLTAVLERGAAQGRLVLTGTARANAEMFMATVHGAMLSARAHGDTATFGAITRPMLERITA
- a CDS encoding HNH endonuclease, with the translated sequence MLEAPQSFIVREECEKAASQNGFRRVLGEEAGWRAFASTTAHGAIYLAAESSHGPWFLATDHAGVVAELDWPAAVMSGPGTRRYAFNALGELYAALNRVYALAISLPDAPLREFERRVADLPRTTEVERLVVQRIGQDIFRDRLMDYWQGRCPLTGISDPALLRASHIIPWADCESDAERLDVHNGLLLSALWDAAFDRALVTFDGEGKPEFSPSLSEQAHTELRWNAPVPLTDKHRGRLARHRERARSQW
- a CDS encoding chromosome segregation protein SMC codes for the protein MPQQHEMFAPPKLSLTAPSGLKEPRLWVRRMALWEAPGGPKIREDILLRPGLNIIWSPDGSDDDNTSGARSIGHGAGKSLFCRLLRYCLGEQRFADETQRERIAIAFPNGIVGAEVMLDGVCWAVVRPLGIRRRHVAIAGGNLDEIAAGDGATTSIDPLIEAIEQAIVTPSTASLARLQPGQKAWPIALAWLTRDQECRFDDVLDWRSPASGSDAPIPASGRETGPRREALRAFLMAITEEEQQARRNEETLRGDVANAEREISHIAWDLGRRHARLIDQLGLGEQTLPEMPLLLEVFRKATDDRLAAAAQLPSGNTSELAAARKALQEANGELNQANEERVSLDAQLPAEKQVLTLLSSEIPGLSAAAANAASQVCPICEVPIDRVLAEGCGLSHRLHNEAECRARLETKRQEIGEQQKKIGDLETRSKALQPVIALAKQKVEQAEKRAQAIEDVRDARTSAWQAATRLKEGVERFGELSAERDDLRKRLRGFEDNLVKERERLAAFRDKQGLTFGRITQKFSAIIRRLVNESAKGTVTLSGNGLEIVVDVDGDRRTAAIESLKVLAFDLACLCLSIEGATCLPAFLVHDSPREADLGLSIYDELFRLMREVETMTEAAAFQYIVTTTTRPPDDLRCDPWLRLTLKGAPGSERLVARDL